The Pseudomonas eucalypticola genome has a window encoding:
- the ccmD gene encoding heme exporter protein CcmD encodes MNFASFGDFLAMGHHGAYVWSAYGICLVVLVNNIAAPLLARRRYLQEEARRLRREKGK; translated from the coding sequence ATGAATTTCGCTTCATTCGGTGATTTTCTCGCCATGGGCCATCATGGCGCCTACGTCTGGTCGGCCTACGGCATCTGCCTGGTGGTGCTGGTGAACAATATCGCCGCGCCGCTGCTGGCCCGTCGGCGCTATTTGCAGGAAGAGGCGCGCCGTCTGCGCCGGGAGAAAGGCAAGTGA